In Dermacentor andersoni chromosome 4, qqDerAnde1_hic_scaffold, whole genome shotgun sequence, the following proteins share a genomic window:
- the LOC126536947 gene encoding protein cycle-like: MAMMTMPMKSIPSKGLATSPLACAMESSSSRMQRNFAEKQRRDKLNSYINELANIVPMVSMASKRLDKTSILRLSAAHLRFYQTALASERGRVTKTKWRPKFLSTDHLKDLLEVVDGFVLVTSTTGKIIYISPSVERFLGHQNIEMIGHSIFTFLHSADVQTVHDCFESLVRGPMQRRGDWVSSERCSFFCRIRERSQPRSEVLTYQVIQVVGHLTGPASDNANGQGSNCLFKTFVRLVNTNPYKELSLREACQDEYVTRHKLDGTIIFADHRLSTLTGHLPHEVLGVSAHKYLHPSDMAIAMFAQKQMFASNSGKGVVVYRLRTRDDSFIFLRSSGYLQYDQGTMQMDHFVCINTLMTEEEGQRELQTFFERFSPHITAMSVQELGEFFASYAARRTAKLAGFTEGSATQNPLSLSRLVEPNLYLGSDCLVKIKREPHDLQSDALIHGPEAAHSAWHLSQESSFQDSVQQDEDDDCEDT; this comes from the exons ATGGCAATGATGACAATGCCCATGAAGAGCATCCCTTCCAAGGGTCTCGCCACCTCTCCTCTCGCCTGCGCCATGGAGAGTTCGAGCAGCCGAATGCAGCGCAACTTTGCTGAGAAGCAGCGGCGAGACAAGCTGAACAGCTACATCAATGAGCTGGCCAACATTGTGCCCATGGTCTCCATGGCTTCCAAACGGCTGGACAAGACCAGCATTCTCCGGCTCAGTGCAGCACACCTCCGCTTTTATCAGA ctgcgcttgcctctgaaCGAGGAAGAGTTACCAAAACCAAGTGGAGACCCAAGTTTCTGAGCACTGATCACCTAAAAGATCTCCTTGAA GTTGTTGATGGCTTTGTGCTAGTCACCTCAACAACGGGCAAGATTATATACATTTCTCCATCAGTGGAACGCTTTCTGGGCCATCAGAAT ATTGAAATGATTGGTCACTCCATCTTCACATTCCTGCACTCCGCAGATGTGCAGACTGTGCATGATTGTTTTGAGTCCCTGGTCAGAGGACCCATGCAGCGCCGGGGCGACTGGGTCAGTTCGGAGCGATGCTCTTTCTTCTGCCGCATTCGTGAGCGCAGCCAGCCTCGCTCCGAGGTGCTCACTTACCAG GTGATCCAAGTGGTGGGCCACCTGACTGGGCCAGCCTCAGACAATGCCAATGGTCAGGGCTCTAATTGCCTTTTCAAGACCTTCGTCCGGCTGGTCAACACCAATCCATACAAAGAGCTTTCCCTACGAGAGGCCTGCCAGGACGAGTACGTCACACGACACAAACTCGATGGCACCATCATTTTTGCGGACCACAG GCTGTCTACTCTGACGGGTCACCTTCCCCACGAGGTGTTGGGAGTGTCAGCCCACAAGTACCTGCACCCAAGTGACATGGCCATCGCCATGTTTGCACAGAAACAAATGTTCGCCAGCAACTCAGGGAAAGGTGTTGTTGTCTATCGTTTGAGGACTCGCGACGATTCGTTTATTTTCCTCCGCTCTTCGGGCTATCTGCAATATGACCAAGGCACCATGCAG ATGGACCACTTTGTCTGCATCAACACCCTGATGACGGAAGAGGAAGGACAGCGAGAGCTGCAGACCTTCTTTGAGCGCTTCTCACCACACATCACAGCCATGTCTGTGCAAGAGCTGGGCGAGTTTTTCGCCTCGTACGCGGCTCGTCGCACAGCCAAGCTGGCTGGCTTCACTGAAGGCAGTGCCACCCAAAATCCCCTGTCCCTGTCTCGGCTGGTGGAGCCCAACTTATACCTGGGCTCGGACTGTCTCGTCAAGATCAAGCGGGAGCCGCATGACCTGCAGAGTGATGCCCTCATCCATGGTCCTGAGGCAGCGCACAGTGCTTGGCATCTAAGCCAAG AATCGTCCTTTCAAGACTCAGTACAgcaagacgaagacgacgactgTGAAGACACGTAG